Part of the Stigmatopora argus isolate UIUO_Sarg chromosome 3, RoL_Sarg_1.0, whole genome shotgun sequence genome, TGCACTATGGCGAGTGTGTGTGGATTTGGCACGGGTGCATTAGTTGCTCGCCATCCACGATTAGCAGGCTGGATCAGTCGCCAATGAGAAGCTCTCATCCAGGACAAATGATAAGAGGGGATGGAGAACACCAACTTGGTTGCTAGAAAATATTTGGATTCAAATGTAGTGACTGGCCTCTGGCACAACATTGTCCTACTTTTAACTGTTCTGACGTCTGAGGTTTAGAGGTTATGAAAATAGTGGCATGAAAAGTATAGggcttatttttcttaagaacattttacaaatatttaccACCTGCACTTCTGCATTTGTGTTGCAGACAAATTTGGCTTATGTCACCCCTCCCAGTAATGTAACGCAGTCGTAAAATGAGGACCCCAATTCCATGTTAAAAGAAAGCCTATAAAAAGCGAAAACACAGAGGAAACAAACGAGAAGAGAGGCcataaaaattcaaacaacagctTAGAACAGCAGAACAGAAAGTACGAGATTCTCTCCCCTGGTTGGCTTTGTCACCTCACTCAcccgagagaaaaaaaaataccatgggAAATTACTGAAAGCAGAATGCATTGATTTATCTCGGGtgatgtgtgtgtttctgtgtgtgtgtttatgtcaCAGCAATAAACAGCCTGAACAGcaataaagagaaaagcctGGTCGACATCTGCTTAGAGACAACAGATAAGTGTCAACATATActgttatttttcttctattCCTCCGTTTCCATACTGGAATCTCCTATACTGTGCTATGTAATTAAGAGTCAAACACGACCCCCTTCAACCACTCCCAGCATGGCTTTGCATTCCATCTCCCGCTGTGCTGGTGCTGCTTTTTTCTCCTTTCCTTTTATGGGATCTGCAACATATTGTGAATCTTGCCTTGAGCACAATTTGGGAAGGAGCCGTTAAAAATCAACATCTTTTAATCTTCACTCATGATAGCTGACGTAACACATCAATTACCTCACATTTGATATACATTGCTTGATCCACACTGAAACAACCATCAACAACGGGCACAAAAGTCCAACGTATGCacaatatgtatacatattgaAAAACATCTTAACCTGATGGATCTAATCATTTTACACCGTGAGATGATGCCAAATATgaatggtcaaaatgtctgaGTGCCTAGCGCCATCCACCAATCACTCTGCTGGTTCaatcaaagctagctagcaaggTGACCCTgaatgcaagtgtgtgtgtgagtgtgcatgtgtaACTGTGATTCTGTACTTATATAGGCACATACGCTGTATGTGCACTCGATCCCTGTAATTAACACAGGCCATTAATGAAGTCCAGCTGCTCAGCAAGAGGACTGAGAGCAAGCCAAAAGCAGTCGCAAATTACTCTCCTGCCTAACTGTTCTCCATCCTTCCCTTCCTTCATGTTCGTCGTTCAGAAAGGCGTTTCCCTTTACTACATGCTCCTCTTTatctaatctattttttttacctgaatgTGAGGAAGAGCAATTTTAACTTCCTTTCTCTTGCCTTATTTGTTATATAGCATGGTGACACTAAACATAATGACAAAAACATAGCCGCAGCGCAGTGAGAGCTTTCGCGAGTTCAAAAGTTGACTCAAATAAATGCGATCACAAGTCCCGATGCATTTCATATTATGTGACATGATATGCATGCAGTGTGCCttgagaaaaaacaaacaattgaacATATGCCATGGGCATTTGAAGGTAACTGTCAAACCACGTGGTACCGTTCCTACAAAAAACTAAACGCTTGATGAAAGCCATACAACCTAGCCTTTCATGATTCACTGTTATATTTAACGATACACGATGAagagttaaaaacaaacaaacagcccCATAGAGAAGTAGCAAATTTAGTTAGTCTTCTCAACAACAAGAAGAAACAAGAACAAAGTGAGTGTCCTTTTGAGCTCAACCCTTGGTGGTCTGATAAAAGTAAGCCCAATTACAATTGTATGGAAGCAGATTCTCTtccatacaaacacacacacacacacacgttgccACCTCCCTACCAGCTGTGGCAGATGCGCCTGTCATGGcagaaaatgaattcaaaatactTAGCGAATtaagcaatgagttaattgtTGCTCGGCCTCTGTTTATGAAGTGCATACAGGCAAATCGCCTCGCCAAGGAGAAAAACTACAGCGTGTTTtgagcatgtgtatgtgtgtaattGTTGTTTCGCAGCTGGCGCTGCCACACCTGGACGGCTTGCGTTAAGAACGAGAAGACAATCGGGGAATGCAGGTAAGGAAGCTATATAGTCGTCACAATACAATACCGGAAACTTTCATGAaacaaaatgcatgaaaaatacACAAGAAACTCAAAGAACAATACTTTTACATACAAGAACATCTAAGTGTTCCTGTAGGTACAAATATCCTCCCAGGTACAAGTTTGCTGGCATGCCAGACTTGACTGTGTTCTACTGACTATACTGCTCATGTCTCTCCTGTCTATTTGTCAACGTGTCCTATTAGGTTTCCAAACAGCTTGTAATGACTGGTAATAAACAGCAGAAGAAAGAAGTAAATCAAGCGAGAAGACGACAAAATGAGCTCTCCTGGGCTCCTGCATGTTCTTTgttttcaacacacacacaaatttacAAATGGAGACACTAGCAACTCTTCTCTAGTGGTGTAGGTACATTTCTAGTTGACTTTTAATGTGAGCAATGTTCTAGACAATTGCAGAGGAAGTGTATACTGCAGCGTGGATGTCTgttgttttcaaatgtttgaAACAATGGAGAATCCAACAAACTTAAGAATAAATATATGATCAAGATGGTTGATTCTGAGTGAAAATTCTCAGAtcttatttaattttcaatCAGCCTCATATAATCTTTTATCTTGTCTTTTTTCTCCCTTCATCTAACCCCTGTGATCCTCCCTTCTCAGTCCCTCGTCCCTTCACTGTCGCTCCCTCCCTCTGGTGTCACGGCTCACTAGCTCCAGGTGGCGAGGTAAGATGGGAAAGAAAGAGGAAGGGCTTTGGATGGATGAATAGATGGAGAAAATGCATAACGGGATTAAACTAGGTTAAAAAAGTCTCACCAGCATAAAATCCTGTTGACAAAGACAACTATTAAAAGaacatattgtttaaaaatttatttgacaaatgttcaaatataatattaaaaacactaAAATCCAATGACTAATGTTTAGTTGAAAGGAAAAAAGATTTggcttttcttttaaagttttttttgaaaatgaaaacagaaGCTGTGACATGGAAACTGGCACAATGCACTTGATAGATGAGGGAAAGCGGTGAGAACAATGaagaaaatattgtaaaaattaTCAAACTAAAACTTTTCTTTTATACTGTCAAGGTTTGTTTTCCTTATTTTCCAAACTGAGTTCAACTTGATGAAAAATTACATCGTTGAAATTGAATGTTATATCCTATTGTATTGGTCAATGTATGTAAAaagtatgtatttattcattttccattccgctcATCCTTAAAAGTGTCTCGGAGAATAtaccagccaactttgggcggTAGGCCGGGGACATCCTGACTTGGTCACAACCTAATGGCATCAATGACGTCCAAAAAGTGTTTAATGGTTTTGTAAGGCGGGAGGACAACTACTTGTGCCACTTTACCGAGAAAGTTGGTTCATTTTCAAGCGTTTCGGTTCAAAAGCTCTCAATTAATAGACTACTGCAGAGAGTGCAATTGGGGGTCAGTGTATAAAATTGCTTTTAATGCTTCAATCTTTTAAGAAACAACAAGTCATTTACACATATCCACAGAGACAGGACATTTCCTGTGGCGGTTCAAAGTCTCTCAGACTGGACGCTTGTGCCTATGATGGGATTAGCCATGTTTCTTAAGTACCTTTTCCCCCCCAGTTTATTTAAGATTTTAGTCTGCTTTGATAGTTGCTGTTGAGGAACGTTGGTAAATCTCCCTGTGCTTGTTGTGATATCAATTTCATGTAAGACTGGTGAGCCTAAGTGTTTTCTTAAGTACAGAGCATTAGTGAAGTCACACACCAAGAGAAAAAAGGCAGATTAGTCTAAGGCTTATTAGTTCAGGTGTGGCACAGCAGAAGAAAACACCAATGTGTCTAGCTGGtagcaaagacacacacacgcgctaCATGAATGAACTGTGCACCACATTATCCACCTCCTTTCACTCTAAAAGCCTCTTACGCGCCTCATTAAGTCTTCAGCGACACAAAAAGTAACCAGGACAGACCATGCTTATCgggacacatacacacacacatacgcatacacatacgcatacacaAACATATTGTTCAGTGTATTCATGCACAAGTGTAAAAGGAAGGTTAAGTCCAGAGGACAGTGAAGCAGAGAGACACCAGCTCTGCAACCGCCACTGAGATGGCTGCTTAGACAGAAGACAGACATCACAATTCAAGCGCTTCAGTGATTTCACTGCAGGCTAATAGAGTGGATGACAACAGGTTGACTGATGTTAAATGGCACCCACATAGAAAGCAGTCTGTCGTGTTTATTTATGGGCTTACTTCCCACATAGGGTTTtatgaatgtaaaaataaaaaacaacaacaacaaataaacaggCCTATATTTCGCGCCTTCGCAAAAACATgtacggtaggctggttgaacactctaaatcaggggtctcaaaccggtcctcaaagggacgcagcgggtgcaggttttcattccaacccaagcggacaccttttgcaagtgtaatcagttgattgcagcaggggactacttattttagaagagcctgattggttaaaatgtcgacactggatcggttgaaacaaaaaccaggacccactgcggccctttgcggaatcggtttaagacacctgctctaaattgttcctaggtatgagtgtgagcgtgaatggttgtctgtctctttgtcgCTCTGTGATTGGCCAGCCCGCGAAatacatgcaaagtccacatggAAAGGTcagaaccctcgatctcagaactgtgaggcggcgAGCAAACCATTTGAATACATGCCACCCACATATATACGTGtgcagtgtatatatatatatagtgaatatatatatatatatatatatatatatatatatatatatatatatatattcactatAGCATTAACGACTTCAAccggtgaaaaaaaacaacccacttcaaatatttttgattttatgAATGATAGTTTTTTACGCTCTCAtcaaaatgccatactatattCATTCATCATACTATATAcacacttttgtatttttttgtttgtgcatGCTAATTagattttccccatttaaatATACGTGCCTTCGGCTTGAGGAAACGTTGAGAAACACTGCCCAAGAGCTACGGGTGATTAAGAAGTCATCAGTAGAATGTGATTAGGTAAGGACAGCTAGTGTCAGAACATTAATGAAAATAGTAACGTTCATCCAAAAGACACATCATTAGTGAGCTCAGTCCACTGGGAAATCCAGGTGAGTGAACAACCAAATATtgtttgtgtgtctgcgtgAGTGTGCGGGTATATGGAGTTGGAAGGACAATGAAGCATGCAGGTGGGATCGGGAGTGTGGATGTGAAGGACTATAATCAGCTCTCACTCTGTCAAGGTTTTAGATAACTTTTCCATTATAAAGAACATCTACAGTACTGCCACAATATGTTCTGCTTTAAAGTGTTGCTCGACACAACATGCAGTGTGGTTGAGAAGCAAGATAGGGGGGCATATTAAATTAGGCATAGCAAGTCATAAACTGTCAATGAGATGCTGATGGGTGGGCAGTGAGGCAGTAGAATGCTTGCTGCCTTGCTCAGAGGGTGAGACAGAAAGGGGACAAACCTTGCCGACAGGTGGGCTCTTCTACGGGCCGTCCCGATGGCAGGTAGGGTTGGGGAGAGTGGAGGAGAGAATGGTCACGGTTAGTAATATGTACTGTTAATGTTGTGAGTGTGTTTGGGGACGGAAGGCAATGGGTTATTACATAAATGACTGTCCTAAAGACTGGTCATCCACAGACAGTGTATGAAAGGAAAATTAACAATTGGGCTAGTGAATTTTAGACAAAAGTACCCCCAAAACAACCTAGTTAAAATGAGCTAATACTGAAAGTAAAACAATTGTATTCTAAAAGGAAAAGTTCATGCACAGGATTACTGGACTATCCAAAAACAATGGCCACAATCAATATGCTAATTGGTGAGTTGTACTGATTAGAAGCAGCACAAGTGGGGAGCGAAAGAATTGCTCAGTATGTAGTCACAGAGTGCACATCGCTTGATGTTAAGCATGTGTATTATAAGAGAGAGAAGACATACATATTAAGAGGGCGTCTACACGTATAGTAGAGGTCAGACATCATGCTGAGGAATTCAGATTGGGGGATATTAGGGCGACATTAATGTCTGCTTGCAACACTGGGAATGCGGAACGACTTGGCTGTGCCACTGAAcactaaaaaggaaaaaaaaatggtggccaATGACATAATCACAACCCTTGAACGTTGACAAGGAAAAACAAACCAGCAATAAAAACCCAACtacattggaaaaataaataaaacaacatttggtaGATTCAGAAGTGATTAAGGATTCCTTTAAACTTGCTAAATGCTATCTTATTTTAGGATTTATTCAATGAAGCCACCATAATAGAATAAAGCAATACTTGCTTAGGACAATTCTATTTTAATGTGGTAACCAGCAACTTGTTTATAAGCACTTAGGAACCATGGAAAGACACTTAAGTAATTGCATTCAAATTGAAACAATTTGTTcagttgtgggaaaaaaacttcaATGCAAGAAAAACACATGCTCCGATGGTTCCCCTTCTGACAGGAAACAACGAACTTCTCCTTTCTCTATCTGCCGAATGTTGTCTATTTCACCCTTTATCTGACAGCGTAATTAACAGGGCCACAGGGGGTATCATGTATTACCCATGGAGCCATGTGACAGTCACATTACTGGCCTTGATCTTCTCTCCACAGCCAGTCAGCGCTATGATAAGTTACACATTTGACACATCTTTTTTCATCTGTCATTGTTAGCGTTATCGATAGTTAGCATAAATCCAAAAATGAGAATGGATTTCTTCATTAGCTTCGGGCTTGGAGGGTGGCAGTTACAACATGTATGTGTCGAAAATTGTGTCATTATGAGTCACAGGTCATAGGTGGTATGGTggaccgagtggttagtgtgtcggcctcacagctctggggtcctgggttcaaatctaggtcacgtccatctgcgtggagtttgcatgttctccccgggcctgtgtgggtttcctccgggtacaccggtttcctcccacattccaaaaacatgcatgatagccatcactctaaattgcccctaggtatgagtgtgaatgtgaatggttgcccgtctccttgtgtcctgcgattggctggccaccgattcagggtgtcccccgcctctagccagctgagataggctccagcaccccccacgactgtaatgaggatgaagcggttcagaaaatgagataagatgaagTCATAGCCACAACTTCATTTTAAAGCagcaaaatgaaagaataaaaaaagaaatcgctCAACATTTGATCATGTGATCTGCCACAATTTGATAATTACTCTGTACTAAGCTTTCACACAATTAGTATTTTAATAAATCCAAACTACTATGACCATGTGTGTCTGTTTTAGTGAGTCAAATAAGAAACAAGAAGAAAATTATAACTAATGAGAGAATGGAGAGAGCAATGGCTACGTGGAAGACATAGCAGAGAAATTAAAGAATAGGGAATTTAGCAAAGTGAAGTGAAGCAGTAGAGAGTCCAGTATATAATCAGAAGTGGTCAAGAGAAAATGGCATAGGGTTTTTGTGGATCTTGTGAATTGtaaggttgtgtgtgtgtgcgacaGGGAAATATGTCAAAATGACTCAAGCGGTGGGTTACAATGCTCATCATGTCTCCAGATGTTACTGGAAGATGTTGAGCGATGTCAGCAAATGAACACTCGCAGCTTCtttcacaaatgttttttttcttcccttgagAAGCACTCATCAGTCCACTTTGTTCATCTCCATGGCGACAGAGATGATAGGGTAgcatttttagtttgaagagaAGAAAATTGTCTTTGCAAATGTCATTTACTGTGTACGTGTTTCATGatattatgtatatgtataatattaGATAAGTGAAGAAGAGCACACATTTTACTGTCATTCATTTACTGAATGACATaacacacagagacaaataTGCATTCCCACACGTGCACACGAAGGGAATGCTAACAAACGGGAAAAATGGGGCTCACTCACCGATCATGTGATTTGCAACATGAATCTGGATCTCCCGTTCCGTCTCAAACGTCATTTGGCACTTAATACACTGGTAGGTCTTTTTCTGTCAAACACAATAGGGAAAACGGTTTTCTTAATATTAATTGTCAACACACAGACTATAAAAGAATGAAGGTTTCAACGTGAGATTCATGAGCATAAACTATTACACGCTAAGACAATGAATGCTAATCACTCTAAAATCCTGAAATAAGCTGAATTAAATATCTGTATAGAGAATGTGTGTACAGGAGAGAAATGAAGATACCAAACGATTACAAAAAGCTAGAAGGTCCTGTTTACCCATTCATTGCACACTGATCACTCATGCACAAACAAAATACACGAAGGCCCCAATACCACTGTCTTTGTCATTTGCACCTTGATAGACATTCATGCGCaagcacacaaaaacacacacagctATCCTATTTGGACGTCTATGTGTTGTCAGACTATACCGAAACAATGGTACTATAAAGACAGAGGGTCTCTGAAAagtcccccccacacacaccaatACATGCTCAAACACAGACATGCGTCTGGTCCCAGCGAGCCTAACTGTCAATATCAAGTAGAGCACATAGCTCCCATCATGCCACAGCATGCCACTGCCACAGAACCCAGTGGGCAACCACAGCACACACCCCTCTGCACACTCACGCCTGCTAGCTTCGGAAAACAACAATAGTCCAACATAGCAACACTTATGTTCTAGAGGAAGATTGACCGCATGACATCAACTCCCAAATTCTCTTTTTCTATATGCTACATTTCCACATTAAGTTACACGGTGTACATTTGCTTGTCGTTGTTTTTGCCTCGAAGTGACGGTTGACAGTAATCACATCTCACCTTAGGTGCAGGTGAAGCTTCGGGCTTCTTTCCTGCTGAACTCGTGTCAGGGCTGACCTCGGGGTGATCTGTCTGGACGTGGTTCTCCAAGTCTTCCAAGCTTTCAAACTTTACCCCACACTCGGGACACCTGAGCCCAGATACAGGTTTCTCTCCCTGTGTGTCTCCAGGCGTGTGTGTCCCTCCTTGGTTGGGACTCTGGCCATTAGTACCCCTGATGGAATTGAAAATTCAATATCCTCGAGTCAAAACTAATACGGGTGAAGGCGGAAATAATTATAATACTCCATAAGACCGTTTTTATTACCTGCTCATGCAGCTGGCGCAAAGTCCATAAGGCAGGCCATTGACATCAAGCTTGAGCAGCTCGCCTTTGTTTTTAAACTCCTTTAAACAGAAGGCGCACTTATACAGCTTGTGATGTTGCAGCTGCCCATTGGGAGAGGATGATGTCGAATTGTTCCCCGCTCCGTTCCCAGAGCCCGCTCCGGTTCCTCCAAGACTCGAACCAGCGGACAGTTTCTGCATGTGGAAAGTGCCGTGGATCTTAAGTTCCAGGGTGGAAGTAACGGTCTGCATGCAGACAACGCAGCGGAAGCCCGTAAGGGAGTTTCGCAGGTCAGGGTGCATCTGGCAGTGCTCGATAAACTCCTCCTCACTGTGCAGAGGCATTTTACAGATTCGACAGTTTCCTGTGTCCAGGCTCTTACTGTGGGTCACCTGGGTAGTGTAAGGTATAGGAAATATGTCACCATAGTTGAGATTAAAATCGTGCTCAAGATCTTTCAGGAAAAAATAAAGACTAAATATTAAAGAGTCTACTGTGTAAATCAATAGTGATAAGATACCTTGTGTTCTGTCAGGGTTAACAGAGAAGGGAATCGTTCGCCACATATTGGACACATGTAATGCTTGGCGGGTCCACGGTGCGTCTGTGCGTGCTCACGAAGCCCGGTCTCGGAGAAGAAAGTTCTGGAACAGATGTTGCACTTGTGGTTCCCCTTGATGAAGTCGGCCTTCTTTTTCCGAGTACCTGTTTGTCAGGTTTCCAGTTGACACATCAGAACAAATAACCTTAGATTTTTAACAAAACGTGCATTTGAAGGAAATAAGCTCAAACCGGCATCATCTTCTCCTGGTCTGATGTTATGGTCACGCAGCCGATGGTTCTGAAGAAGGGACTCCATGGTGTAGGCCGCACCACAAATGTCGCAGGCATACATGGGCTCAGAATTGTCCAGCTCCTCCTCACCGCCACTGGCTTCGTGACTGTTTGCTGTATCTCCTCCTCCACTGGCGTTGCTGTTCTTCAACAAAATGCTTTGAAGGTCGGCCTGCTCCGTCGCCACAGTCGTCCTTTCGCCAGCACCTGCGCCACCGCCGCCCGTGCTGCCTCCTCTCTTCACAGACTGAGTCAGTCCGTTCGGTGTGCCATTCTGGCTGCCACTGCTGCCCGTGCCACCTCCGTTGCCTGTGACGTTAGCCCCGTCGAAGATGCAGTGCTTCTCCCGGAGGTGCCTTTCTAGCAGTGAAATGGCGTGGAAGGATTTGCCACAGAAGCGGCATGTGAATTTCTTGCTATGAGTGGTGATGTGACACTGTAGCTCCACCTCTGTTCCAAATGTCTCGCCACAGAAGATGCACTTCCTGGGCTTAAGACCttgagggaagaaaaaaaaactgattggaAAAATGGATTCATAGTTTATCTAACAGTCTTACAGACCTATAAACACTGGTGTTGTTACTACAACTTTCAAACTCCCCTTCACTGTACAGATTTCTTCcccttcatatttttaaaagtaacaGAGTAATCCCCACATCATACATACACTGGCAGTCATACCTGCACTGAGCCCTCCTGGGAGGCCTGACCTCTGGCCCACATGGTTATGCTTAACGTGGAGCTGAAGTTCTGTCTCTTTCCTGAAGTCCCATGCGCAGGCTGTGCAGCGGAatagcttcttttcattgctgTGCTTCACTGCCAAATGAACCTAAAGAACAAATTAAGGTCCTTATACACCATTTTATCAAAACAGCTTAAAGAATGATTCAAATAACATTACTCATCCATGTAGTAAAAGTTTCTTCACCTGTATGGAGACTTTGGAGTCAAAGACCTCTTGGCAGAGTGTACAATGGTACAGCACAAAGGTGTGCATGTCCAGCAAGTGTTTCTGCAAGTCATCCACTGAGGAGAACTGCTTATCACAACTTTCACACATGTACTGAGTGGATGTAGTCATGTAGTGCACAGTCAGGTGTTGAAGCAAGGCCTCCTGGGATTCAAAGTCCTCTTTGTTACACTGGGGGCACGATTGGCGCCTTAGAAGCATCTCCAGGTGTGATTTCAGGTGGGCTTGGAAACCCTCAAAGCTGGCAAATCGCATATCGCACTGGTTGCATGGATAGTCCCCGTTGCTCCCTACCGAAGGCGTGGAGTCCCCTCCGAGGCGGTGCCGTTTTGGGGAGGAGATCTCTACATCGGAGGAAGCGGGGCTAAGGTCAGCCACCTTTGCCTGTCTCTTGTTGTTAGCCAACGGAATGTTCTTGTGGTTCTCCTTTATGTGCTTCGTGAGCTTGAGGAGTGACCCGAAGATTGGAGAGTTGGTGCAGTATGGGCAAGAGTAAACCTGCATGTATAAAATAAACGTAGAATGTCCTTAGAGCATAAAGGGAAAAATGGTCTAGCTCCCATATACACAACATATCTTTTTAGTAGACATACTCCATTTTTCCCACAGGGGAAATTAAGTAGATAATAAACTAGGCGGCTACATTGGATTTGGTGGTCTAATGAGAAAGCATCATAATGCCAAGCAGACAAAGGGCTGTAGTTTAAATTTCCATAGTATGTATAGTTTTGTGTTTTACCTCCATGAATGATTGGGATGCAGACTGTAGTACGGGAGACTCGAGTTTAGCCAGCGCTCCCCCAGAGGTTGCCCCACCCCCTACAGCCGAGTTGCAATGAGTCTGTTGAATGTGTTCGGTCAATGAAGACTCTGTCAGGAATCCCATGGAACATTGGTTGCAGAAGAAGGCGTGATTCCCCtctatggtgaaaaaaaacaatttattttgataTGGCTGTgcttaatgaaactcggccaagaTCATTCCTATTTGAACAATGACAAGAAAATACTATAAACAAAAAGTAACGATCTCCCATGTGCACCCATCAAACTGCAGATCAATATAGGAACAACTTGCACACTGATTTACTTTAAGTAAGTAGATGAGAAAATGGCATTGACTGTTCTTACAACAATTGGGGATATAAACAATTTGATTCGATCATTCTGAATGTCACGAAAATCTTTTTAGTTGTTTAATTCCCCTAAAGCATAGAAGGGCCATAGTTCCATTGTATCAAAAAGCCTCTGCAGCTAAGTGGCGCCCTGACGTTTTCCTCAATACGTCTTCATGA contains:
- the znf423 gene encoding zinc finger protein 423 isoform X1; the protein is MSRRKQAKPRSVKAVEEGESSECGGAWDESTLQTESASVKALESKDDRGAAPDDREQEEPGDHDDELDDDSIFTCDNCQQDFECLAELTEHRTNHCPADGDDDPAGLSWVPSSPSSKDVASPSQMPDGCCDLGMATGGEEEGGAGLPYPCQFCDKSFSRLSYLKRHEQIHSDKLPFKCTFCSRLFKHKRSRDRHVKLHTGDKKYSCQECEAAFSRSDHLKIHLKTHSSSKPFKCSVCKRGFSSTSSLQSHMQQAHRKNREHLALRSDKDGGKKGAAGEVDLEQDLYMCDYCEETFSQTDELEKHVMTRHPQLSDRADLQCIHCPEIFLDEASLLTHIDTQHANRKHKCPVCLEQFPSVEDVYCHLDSHRQPDSSNHSAASPDPALGSVASMSSATPDSSASLERGSTPDSTLKPGQGSERGRRRGNDSSEELGISLVHPGGGGGGNWAKVTYTCPYCSKRDFNSLAVLEIHLKTIHVDKPQQSHTCQICLDTLPTLYNLNEHVRKAHRSSGGTASPAAAAFPLLQFTNVTAFHCNYCPDMFSDINSLQEHIRVSHCLPGGILAGSTTLEGNHAFFCNQCSMGFLTESSLTEHIQQTHCNSAVGGGATSGGALAKLESPVLQSASQSFMEVYSCPYCTNSPIFGSLLKLTKHIKENHKNIPLANNKRQAKVADLSPASSDVEISSPKRHRLGGDSTPSVGSNGDYPCNQCDMRFASFEGFQAHLKSHLEMLLRRQSCPQCNKEDFESQEALLQHLTVHYMTTSTQYMCESCDKQFSSVDDLQKHLLDMHTFVLYHCTLCQEVFDSKVSIQVHLAVKHSNEKKLFRCTACAWDFRKETELQLHVKHNHVGQRSGLPGGLSAGLKPRKCIFCGETFGTEVELQCHITTHSKKFTCRFCGKSFHAISLLERHLREKHCIFDGANVTGNGGGTGSSGSQNGTPNGLTQSVKRGGSTGGGGAGAGERTTVATEQADLQSILLKNSNASGGGDTANSHEASGGEEELDNSEPMYACDICGAAYTMESLLQNHRLRDHNIRPGEDDAGTRKKKADFIKGNHKCNICSRTFFSETGLREHAQTHRGPAKHYMCPICGERFPSLLTLTEHKVTHSKSLDTGNCRICKMPLHSEEEFIEHCQMHPDLRNSLTGFRCVVCMQTVTSTLELKIHGTFHMQKLSAGSSLGGTGAGSGNGAGNNSTSSSPNGQLQHHKLYKCAFCLKEFKNKGELLKLDVNGLPYGLCASCMSRGTNGQSPNQGGTHTPGDTQGEKPVSGLRCPECGVKFESLEDLENHVQTDHPEVSPDTSSAGKKPEASPAPKKKTYQCIKCQMTFETEREIQIHVANHMIEEPTCRQEEGINHECKLCNQMFDSPAKLLCHLIEHSFEGMGGTFKCPVCFTVFVQANKLQQHIFAVHGQEDKIYDCSQCPQKFFFQTELQNHTLSQHAQ
- the znf423 gene encoding zinc finger protein 423 isoform X3, yielding MSRRKQAKPRSVKVEEGESSECGGAWDESTLQTESASVKALESKDDRGAAPDDREQEEPGDHDDELDDDSIFTCDNCQQDFECLAELTEHRTNHCPADGDDDPAGLSWVPSSPSSKDVASPSQMPDGCCDLGMATGGEEEGGAGLPYPCQFCDKSFSRLSYLKRHEQIHSDKLPFKCTFCSRLFKHKRSRDRHVKLHTGDKKYSCQECEAAFSRSDHLKIHLKTHSSSKPFKCSVCKRGFSSTSSLQSHMQQAHRKNREHLALRSDKDGGKKGAAGEVDLEQDLYMCDYCEETFSQTDELEKHVMTRHPQLSDRADLQCIHCPEIFLDEASLLTHIDTQHANRKHKCPVCLEQFPSVEDVYCHLDSHRQPDSSNHSAASPDPALGSVASMSSATPDSSASLERGSTPDSTLKPGQGSERGRRRGNDSSEELGISLVHPGGGGGGNWAKVTYTCPYCSKRDFNSLAVLEIHLKTIHVDKPQQSHTCQICLDTLPTLYNLNEHVRKAHRSSGGTASPAAAAFPLLQFTNVTAFHCNYCPDMFSDINSLQEHIRVSHCLPGGILAGSTTLEGNHAFFCNQCSMGFLTESSLTEHIQQTHCNSAVGGGATSGGALAKLESPVLQSASQSFMEVYSCPYCTNSPIFGSLLKLTKHIKENHKNIPLANNKRQAKVADLSPASSDVEISSPKRHRLGGDSTPSVGSNGDYPCNQCDMRFASFEGFQAHLKSHLEMLLRRQSCPQCNKEDFESQEALLQHLTVHYMTTSTQYMCESCDKQFSSVDDLQKHLLDMHTFVLYHCTLCQEVFDSKVSIQVHLAVKHSNEKKLFRCTACAWDFRKETELQLHVKHNHVGQRSGLPGGLSAGLKPRKCIFCGETFGTEVELQCHITTHSKKFTCRFCGKSFHAISLLERHLREKHCIFDGANVTGNGGGTGSSGSQNGTPNGLTQSVKRGGSTGGGGAGAGERTTVATEQADLQSILLKNSNASGGGDTANSHEASGGEEELDNSEPMYACDICGAAYTMESLLQNHRLRDHNIRPGEDDAGTRKKKADFIKGNHKCNICSRTFFSETGLREHAQTHRGPAKHYMCPICGERFPSLLTLTEHKVTHSKSLDTGNCRICKMPLHSEEEFIEHCQMHPDLRNSLTGFRCVVCMQTVTSTLELKIHGTFHMQKLSAGSSLGGTGAGSGNGAGNNSTSSSPNGQLQHHKLYKCAFCLKEFKNKGELLKLDVNGLPYGLCASCMSRGTNGQSPNQGGTHTPGDTQGEKPVSGLRCPECGVKFESLEDLENHVQTDHPEVSPDTSSAGKKPEASPAPKKKTYQCIKCQMTFETEREIQIHVANHMIEEPTCRQEEGINHECKLCNQMFDSPAKLLCHLIEHSFEGMGGTFKCPVCFTVFVQANKLQQHIFAVHGQEDKIYDCSQCPQKFFFQTELQNHTLSQHAQ